A single window of Streptomyces xanthii DNA harbors:
- a CDS encoding CsbD family protein — MSKSKAKAKQVKGKMKEAAGKAMDDQGMRAEGRAEQAHGQMQEAASKVADRARRSGR, encoded by the coding sequence ATGAGTAAGTCCAAAGCCAAGGCGAAGCAGGTCAAGGGCAAGATGAAGGAGGCCGCCGGAAAGGCCATGGACGACCAGGGCATGCGGGCGGAAGGACGCGCCGAGCAGGCCCACGGTCAGATGCAGGAGGCCGCGTCGAAGGTGGCCGACCGGGCGAGGCGGTCCGGCCGCTGA